From one bacterium genomic stretch:
- the purF gene encoding amidophosphoribosyltransferase, protein MKEDCGIVGIYSNVKDAYQTLYFSLFALQHRGQESCGIVISDGKNIYQKKGMGLVYDVLLSENSNELKGYYGIGHVRYSTTGSSKVENTQPFVADYKGKTYAIAHNGNLTNSYQLRKKLEENGTIFQTTMDTEIIMHLIVKSKKDTFEGKLIDAVLKLEGAFSLVIFTPTCIYAVKDPHGIRPLSLGKINDGYVVASESCAFDLIEAKYIREIEGGEIIKIDKEGVKSINYGKKKDARCIFEFIYFARPDSMVFGESVYKVRKNFGMKLAEEFPFDGDIVIPIPDSGNIAAIGFSEKKKIPFEMGMIRNHYIGRTFIQPFQTTREMQVKIKLNPVKEIIRGKKVIVIEDSIVRGTTSKFRIKSLRKAGAKKIYMGVSCPPIKFPCFYGIDFTTREELAASKKEIEEIRKSIGLDGLYYISLEGMLSSSSISPEGFCTACFTGKYPIKVKNFKKEQFETE, encoded by the coding sequence ATGAAAGAAGATTGTGGAATAGTTGGTATTTACTCAAATGTAAAAGATGCCTATCAGACACTTTATTTTTCACTTTTTGCTCTTCAACATAGAGGGCAGGAAAGTTGTGGAATTGTAATATCTGATGGAAAAAATATTTATCAGAAAAAAGGGATGGGACTTGTTTATGATGTTTTGTTATCTGAAAATTCCAATGAACTTAAAGGATACTATGGAATTGGGCATGTCCGATATTCAACAACTGGAAGTTCAAAAGTAGAAAATACACAACCATTTGTTGCTGATTATAAAGGTAAAACATATGCTATTGCACATAATGGAAACCTGACAAATAGTTATCAATTGAGGAAAAAATTAGAAGAAAATGGAACAATATTTCAAACAACTATGGATACAGAAATAATTATGCATCTAATAGTAAAATCAAAAAAGGATACATTTGAAGGGAAACTTATTGATGCAGTTTTAAAATTAGAAGGTGCTTTTTCTCTTGTTATTTTTACTCCTACCTGTATTTATGCAGTAAAAGACCCTCATGGAATTAGGCCTTTATCACTTGGCAAAATTAATGATGGGTATGTTGTTGCTTCTGAAAGTTGTGCTTTTGACTTGATTGAAGCAAAGTATATAAGAGAAATTGAGGGTGGTGAAATTATAAAAATTGATAAAGAAGGAGTTAAAAGTATAAATTATGGAAAGAAAAAAGATGCAAGGTGTATTTTTGAGTTTATATATTTTGCAAGACCTGATAGTATGGTATTTGGGGAAAGTGTGTATAAAGTAAGGAAAAATTTTGGGATGAAATTGGCAGAAGAATTTCCTTTTGATGGAGATATTGTTATTCCTATTCCTGATTCTGGGAATATTGCTGCAATTGGATTTTCTGAAAAGAAAAAAATTCCTTTTGAAATGGGGATGATAAGAAACCATTACATTGGGAGAACTTTTATTCAGCCATTTCAAACCACAAGAGAAATGCAAGTAAAAATAAAATTGAATCCTGTAAAAGAGATAATAAGAGGTAAAAAAGTAATTGTTATTGAGGACTCTATTGTTAGAGGGACAACAAGCAAATTCAGAATTAAGTCATTAAGAAAAGCAGGAGCAAAAAAAATATATATGGGGGTAAGTTGTCCTCCTATAAAATTCCCGTGTTTCTATGGAATTGATTTTACGACGAGAGAAGAACTTGCTGCTTCAAAAAAAGAAATTGAAGAAATAAGAAAGTCAATCGGGCTTGATGGACTTTATTACATATCGTTAGAAGGCATGCTTTCATCTTCATCTATTTCCCCAGAAGGATTTTGTACTGCATGTTTTACAGGAAAATATCCAATAAAAGTTAAAAATTTTAAAAAAGAACAATTTGAGACAGAATAA
- the accD gene encoding acetyl-CoA carboxylase, carboxyltransferase subunit beta — protein MFRRKKFTEISPKEKVEIKKEMWIKCDNCGKMVYKKTWEEKQKICPSCGKYSRLTAYERIRAIADENTFKELWKDMVSGDPLNFVGIKPYKEKLKEDMEKTRLNEGLVVGECKIESIPSVLSVLDPHFIMGSMGAVVGEKFTKGCEYAIASGFPFICISGGGGGARMYEGIISLMQMAKTSSAVGRLKEKGILYISVLTDPTMGGVAASFAFLGDIIIAEPGALIGFAGPRVIEQTIKQKLPPGFQTSEFLYQHGMIDMIVKRDELKETISKILKVFFT, from the coding sequence ATGTTCAGGAGAAAAAAATTTACTGAAATTTCACCAAAGGAAAAAGTTGAAATAAAAAAGGAGATGTGGATTAAATGTGATAATTGCGGGAAGATGGTGTACAAAAAGACATGGGAAGAAAAGCAAAAAATTTGTCCTTCTTGCGGTAAATATTCAAGATTAACTGCTTATGAAAGAATAAGAGCAATTGCAGATGAGAATACATTTAAAGAGTTATGGAAAGATATGGTATCAGGAGACCCTTTAAATTTTGTTGGTATTAAACCATATAAAGAGAAATTGAAAGAAGATATGGAAAAGACAAGATTAAATGAAGGACTTGTAGTTGGTGAATGTAAAATAGAGAGTATTCCATCAGTCCTATCTGTTCTTGACCCTCATTTTATAATGGGAAGTATGGGGGCTGTTGTTGGAGAGAAATTCACAAAGGGATGTGAGTATGCAATTGCCAGTGGATTTCCTTTTATATGTATTTCAGGTGGTGGTGGAGGAGCAAGAATGTATGAAGGAATAATTTCATTGATGCAAATGGCAAAAACATCATCAGCAGTTGGTAGATTGAAAGAGAAAGGGATTTTATATATTTCTGTTCTGACAGACCCAACAATGGGAGGAGTGGCAGCAAGTTTTGCTTTTCTTGGGGATATAATTATTGCTGAACCAGGAGCATTAATTGGTTTCGCAGGACCAAGGGTTATTGAACAAACAATAAAACAAAAACTTCCTCCCGGTTTTCAAACATCTGAATTTCTTTACCAGCATGGAATGATTGATATGATAGTTAAAAGAGATGAATTAAAAGAGACAATTTCAAAAATTCTTAAAGTTTTCTTCACATGA
- a CDS encoding GAF and ANTAR domain-containing protein, translating into MSTGITKKEIKAIYEISKAITSDMYLEDILKLIVSVTAEITGSKICSIMLVDEKTNTIKIRATQSMSNEYIKKEPLKIGEGIAGKVVKEGVPIYIEDVRESSEYKYRDIAKTEKLISMLSVPMKVKNKVIGVLNIYTPVVHKFSEKEVEIISSIANQAAIVIENTELMVKTKILEEELETRKKVEKAKGILMKELGIDENEAFEKLRKASMDKRKSLREIAESIIIASEIRGK; encoded by the coding sequence ATGAGCACAGGAATTACAAAAAAAGAAATTAAAGCAATATATGAAATCAGTAAAGCAATAACTTCTGATATGTATCTTGAAGATATACTTAAATTGATTGTTTCTGTTACAGCAGAAATTACTGGTTCAAAAATTTGTTCAATTATGCTTGTTGATGAAAAGACAAATACAATAAAAATTAGAGCAACACAATCAATGAGTAATGAATATATAAAAAAAGAACCGCTAAAAATTGGTGAAGGTATAGCAGGAAAAGTTGTTAAAGAAGGGGTACCTATTTATATTGAAGATGTCAGGGAAAGTAGCGAATATAAGTATAGAGATATAGCAAAAACAGAAAAACTTATTTCAATGCTATCAGTCCCTATGAAAGTAAAAAATAAAGTTATAGGTGTCTTAAATATATATACACCTGTTGTTCACAAATTTTCAGAAAAAGAAGTTGAGATTATAAGTTCAATTGCAAATCAGGCAGCGATAGTTATAGAGAACACGGAATTAATGGTAAAAACAAAAATCCTTGAAGAAGAGTTAGAAACAAGGAAAAAAGTTGAAAAAGCAAAAGGGATATTAATGAAGGAATTAGGAATTGATGAAAATGAGGCATTTGAAAAATTAAGAAAGGCAAGTATGGATAAAAGAAAAAGTTTAAGAGAAATTGCTGAAAGTATAATAATTGCTTCTGAAATAAGGGGAAAATAA
- the mnmG gene encoding tRNA uridine-5-carboxymethylaminomethyl(34) synthesis enzyme MnmG — MEKFDIIVIGGGHAGIEASLSSSRLGLSTALITFTKDKIGFMSCNPAIGGVGKGQIVKEVDALGGQMAKTTDAVGIQFRILNKSKGPAVWSSRAQVDRDNYAKYMQDIIEKEKNIKVIEGECTYLLIKENNVYGIEINNEIKIEGKVVVLTPGTFLNGLIHIGLESFPAGRIEEKKVSKKLSIQLKNIGFKMLRFKTGTCARLDGNTINFDILKKQEGDTPPIPFSFSTEKIEIEQLPCYITYTNEKTHKIIRENLDRSPLFTGKITGIGVRYCPSIEDKIVKFPHHQSHHVFLEPEGKNTSLIYPNGISTSLPVDVQDDFIRTIPGLENVKIIRYGYGIEHDVVEPTCLYPTLETKLVRNLFFAGQINGTTGYEEAAGQGLIAGINASLKVKGQKMITLNRTNSYIGVLIDDLTTKGTNEPYRMFTSRVEYRLLLREDNADIRLRETGYKIGLVRKEEWEKTREKKEKVKEIIKKIKTKKIKVENGKITLFEYLKRAGVKLSDFDEFKSYPEKVLFETEVEVKYSPYIKKQLKEIREFKNLEKIKIPEDMNYNEIPGLSLEIREKLSKFKPLNLGQASRISGITPSAISLLLVYLHTRSDRPCPEKKDEKHRKIL; from the coding sequence ATGGAAAAATTTGATATTATTGTTATTGGTGGAGGACATGCAGGAATAGAAGCATCTCTATCTTCTTCTCGTTTAGGGTTATCAACTGCTTTAATCACATTTACAAAAGATAAAATTGGCTTTATGTCCTGTAATCCTGCTATTGGAGGAGTTGGAAAAGGGCAGATTGTAAAAGAGGTGGATGCATTAGGTGGACAAATGGCAAAAACAACTGATGCTGTTGGAATCCAGTTCAGAATTCTAAATAAGTCAAAGGGCCCTGCTGTATGGTCTTCAAGGGCACAGGTAGATAGGGATAATTATGCAAAATATATGCAGGATATAATTGAAAAAGAAAAAAATATAAAAGTGATTGAAGGTGAATGTACCTATCTTTTGATAAAAGAGAATAATGTCTACGGAATAGAAATAAACAATGAAATTAAAATAGAAGGCAAAGTAGTTGTTTTAACACCAGGGACTTTTTTAAATGGGCTTATTCATATTGGACTTGAAAGTTTTCCCGCTGGTAGAATTGAAGAAAAAAAAGTAAGCAAAAAACTATCTATTCAACTAAAAAACATTGGTTTTAAAATGTTAAGATTTAAAACAGGAACTTGTGCCCGACTTGATGGGAACACAATAAATTTTGATATATTAAAAAAACAGGAAGGAGATACCCCCCCTATTCCTTTTTCTTTTTCAACAGAAAAAATTGAAATAGAACAACTTCCCTGTTATATTACCTATACAAACGAAAAAACACATAAAATCATAAGAGAAAACCTTGATAGGTCCCCTCTTTTTACAGGAAAAATTACAGGTATTGGTGTGAGATATTGCCCATCAATTGAAGATAAAATAGTGAAATTTCCACATCATCAAAGTCATCATGTTTTTTTAGAGCCAGAAGGCAAAAATACTTCTTTGATATATCCTAATGGCATTTCAACAAGTTTGCCTGTGGATGTTCAGGATGACTTTATAAGGACAATTCCGGGTCTTGAAAATGTAAAAATTATAAGATATGGTTATGGAATTGAACATGATGTTGTTGAACCAACTTGTTTATATCCAACTCTTGAAACAAAGTTAGTTAGGAATTTGTTTTTTGCAGGACAGATAAATGGAACAACTGGATATGAAGAAGCAGCAGGTCAAGGTTTAATTGCTGGAATAAATGCATCTTTGAAAGTAAAAGGGCAGAAAATGATTACTTTGAATAGAACAAATTCTTATATTGGTGTCTTAATTGATGACCTTACAACAAAAGGAACAAATGAGCCATATAGGATGTTCACCTCTCGTGTTGAATACCGTCTTCTTTTAAGAGAAGATAATGCAGACATAAGATTAAGAGAGACAGGATATAAAATTGGACTTGTTCGTAAAGAGGAATGGGAAAAAACAAGAGAGAAAAAAGAGAAGGTGAAAGAAATAATAAAAAAGATAAAGACAAAAAAAATAAAAGTTGAAAATGGGAAAATTACACTTTTTGAATATCTAAAAAGGGCAGGTGTTAAATTATCTGATTTTGATGAGTTTAAAAGTTATCCAGAAAAGGTTCTTTTTGAAACAGAAGTTGAAGTTAAATATTCACCATACATAAAAAAACAATTAAAAGAAATAAGGGAATTTAAAAATTTAGAAAAAATCAAAATACCTGAAGATATGAATTATAATGAAATACCAGGATTGTCTCTTGAAATAAGAGAAAAACTGTCAAAATTTAAACCATTAAATTTAGGGCAGGCAAGTAGAATTTCTGGTATTACTCCCTCTGCTATTTCTCTTTTACTTGTCTATCTCCACACCAGGTCTGACAGACCATGTCCTGAGAAAAAAGATGAAAAACACAGAAAGATATTATAA
- a CDS encoding TIGR01212 family radical SAM protein (This family includes YhcC from E. coli K-12, an uncharacterized radical SAM protein.), whose amino-acid sequence MKNTERYYKFSKYLKEKFGSNVFKISVDAGFTCPNLDGTLSKNGCIYCDNYSFSPSLRKKGISLEEQIKNGIEYGEKRYKAKKFIVYFQPFTNTYAPVNVLKEKYDVIKKFENIVGLSIGTRPDFIDEEKLKLIESYTEKYDVWIEYGLQTIHNKTLKIINRNHTYEDFLQGIEMTKKRNIKICCHVIIGLPGETKEDIIETAKKCGQLQIDGIKIHPLYIVKGTELETLYKEGKYKPMERDWYIEVLIEFLRYLSPETVIQRITADCPNELLVAPLWLKNKQKFLKMIDEEMERRDIFQADRYD is encoded by the coding sequence ATGAAAAACACAGAAAGATATTATAAATTCTCAAAATACTTAAAAGAAAAATTTGGAAGTAATGTTTTTAAAATAAGTGTTGATGCTGGATTTACCTGCCCGAATTTAGATGGAACTTTAAGTAAAAATGGGTGTATTTATTGTGATAATTATTCTTTTTCTCCCTCTTTAAGAAAAAAAGGAATATCTCTTGAAGAACAAATTAAAAATGGAATTGAATATGGGGAAAAAAGGTATAAAGCAAAAAAATTTATTGTTTATTTTCAGCCATTTACAAATACTTATGCCCCTGTTAATGTTCTAAAAGAAAAATATGATGTTATAAAAAAGTTTGAAAATATTGTTGGTCTTTCAATAGGAACAAGACCTGATTTTATTGATGAAGAAAAATTAAAATTAATTGAAAGTTATACAGAAAAATATGATGTCTGGATTGAATATGGTTTGCAGACAATTCATAATAAAACACTAAAAATTATAAATAGAAATCATACTTATGAGGACTTTTTACAAGGTATTGAAATGACAAAGAAAAGAAATATAAAAATCTGTTGTCATGTAATTATTGGCCTTCCCGGGGAAACAAAAGAAGATATAATTGAAACGGCAAAAAAATGTGGACAATTACAAATTGACGGAATAAAAATACATCCTCTATATATTGTAAAAGGAACTGAACTTGAAACATTATATAAAGAAGGTAAATACAAACCAATGGAAAGGGATTGGTATATTGAAGTTTTAATTGAATTTTTAAGGTATTTATCTCCTGAGACAGTTATTCAGCGTATAACTGCTGATTGTCCTAATGAACTTCTTGTTGCTCCCCTGTGGCTCAAAAATAAACAAAAATTTCTTAAAATGATTGATGAAGAAATGGAAAGGAGAGATATTTTTCAGGCAGACAGATATGATTGA
- a CDS encoding folylpolyglutamate synthase/dihydrofolate synthase family protein: MKNISELQFLENLSDFGIKLGLDKIKFILEKLGSPHLKYPSILVGGTNGKGSVCKCLSEITRESGYKTGLYTSPHLVDVKERIVVNGEKITDEEFIEKIKQVRRIIEKLPYHMYPTYFETLTAIAFLYFYEKGIDIAVCEVGLGGRFDATNVLPSEINVITEIGLEHTKLLGKTYESIAGEKAGIIKEGSLVVVSKQRKEVEKVIKEKCKQRKAKIYFYGKDFKSIKREESIDGIVFDFYGKENFKNVKTKIIGSHQIENLSLAIQSSLLLRKKGFKVKKENIYSALENLHWEGRFEILKKDPFIIFDGAHNPDGVKVLIKNLKKYFPFKLKLLIGILKDKDYTKMLSYVSKYNPEEIVFTTPETERALDPEILSNYMKKSNTKIKVIKDVNNAMEYIKKTGDSWCIFGSLYLYSSVNVNLRS; the protein is encoded by the coding sequence ATGAAAAACATTTCTGAACTTCAATTCCTTGAAAATTTATCTGATTTTGGGATAAAATTAGGGCTTGATAAAATAAAATTTATTCTTGAAAAATTAGGCAGCCCACACCTAAAATATCCTTCAATATTAGTAGGTGGTACAAATGGAAAAGGGAGTGTTTGTAAATGTCTTTCTGAAATTACAAGGGAAAGTGGATATAAAACAGGACTATACACAAGTCCTCATCTTGTTGATGTAAAAGAGAGAATAGTAGTTAATGGGGAAAAAATAACTGATGAGGAATTTATTGAAAAAATAAAACAGGTACGAAGAATTATTGAAAAATTACCTTATCATATGTATCCAACATATTTTGAGACATTAACTGCAATTGCCTTTCTTTATTTTTATGAGAAAGGGATTGATATTGCTGTTTGTGAAGTTGGTCTTGGAGGAAGATTTGATGCAACAAATGTTCTGCCATCTGAAATAAATGTAATTACAGAAATTGGGCTTGAACATACAAAATTATTGGGAAAAACATATGAATCAATTGCAGGGGAAAAGGCAGGAATAATAAAAGAAGGTTCATTGGTAGTCGTTTCAAAACAAAGAAAAGAAGTTGAAAAAGTAATAAAAGAAAAATGTAAGCAAAGAAAAGCAAAAATTTATTTTTATGGGAAGGACTTCAAATCAATAAAAAGAGAAGAATCAATTGATGGAATTGTTTTTGATTTTTATGGAAAAGAAAATTTTAAAAATGTAAAAACAAAAATAATTGGTTCTCATCAGATTGAGAATTTATCACTTGCAATACAATCATCCCTACTTTTGAGAAAAAAGGGGTTTAAAGTAAAAAAAGAAAACATATATTCTGCACTTGAAAATTTACATTGGGAAGGTCGTTTTGAAATTTTAAAAAAGGACCCATTTATTATATTTGATGGAGCACATAATCCTGATGGAGTGAAGGTTTTGATAAAAAATTTAAAAAAATACTTCCCTTTTAAATTAAAACTTCTTATCGGGATTCTTAAAGATAAGGACTATACTAAAATGCTTTCATATGTTTCTAAATATAATCCAGAAGAAATTGTTTTTACAACTCCTGAAACAGAAAGGGCATTGGACCCGGAAATTCTTTCTAATTATATGAAAAAAAGTAATACCAAAATAAAAGTAATAAAAGATGTTAATAATGCAATGGAATATATAAAAAAAACAGGAGACAGTTGGTGCATATTTGGTTCTCTTTACCTTTATTCTTCTGTCAATGTTAACTTACGAAGTTAA